The following are encoded in a window of Sinorhizobium sojae CCBAU 05684 genomic DNA:
- a CDS encoding MFS transporter, protein MPAATPAAVRTADHGSLPWLIIAAGSLIAMLTFGPRSAMGFFQLPMLADTGWDRTTFGLAMAIQNLCWGLGQPFFGAVADRFGTWRTLALSGLLYASGLVIMAFANAPIWLHVGGGVLVGLGVASGSFGIVLSAFARNVAPDRRAFVFGIGTAAGSAGMFLFAPLSQALISAYGWSDSLVYLGLLMLLVPLFAIPLRGNASSGRHSEVLSTQTIGEALKEALGHRSYLLLVSGFFVCGYQVAFITAHFPAYLGDIGIDARYAVIALALIGFFNIIGSLSAGVISQRYSKPYFLAWIYLGRSVAVTAFLLIPQTPTSVIVFAIAMGLLWLSTVPPTNALVAIMFGTRHLGLLGGIVFLSHQVGSFLGVWMGGYLYDRFGSYDPVWWLGVALGIFAAIVHWPIEERGVARPAMA, encoded by the coding sequence ATGCCTGCAGCCACTCCAGCCGCCGTGCGCACGGCCGACCATGGCAGTCTGCCTTGGCTGATCATCGCCGCCGGTTCCCTGATTGCGATGCTGACCTTCGGTCCGCGCTCGGCCATGGGATTCTTCCAACTGCCCATGCTCGCCGACACCGGATGGGACCGGACGACCTTCGGCCTTGCCATGGCCATCCAGAACCTCTGTTGGGGTCTTGGCCAGCCATTCTTCGGGGCGGTCGCCGACAGGTTCGGCACCTGGCGCACGCTGGCGCTTTCGGGCCTGCTCTACGCAAGCGGACTCGTCATCATGGCCTTTGCGAATGCGCCGATCTGGCTGCATGTCGGCGGCGGCGTGCTGGTGGGTCTCGGCGTCGCGTCAGGCTCCTTCGGCATCGTGCTTTCGGCCTTCGCGCGCAACGTCGCGCCCGATCGTCGTGCGTTCGTCTTCGGCATCGGCACGGCGGCGGGCTCAGCGGGCATGTTCTTGTTCGCGCCGCTAAGCCAGGCGCTGATATCGGCCTATGGCTGGTCCGACAGCCTCGTCTACCTCGGTCTGTTGATGCTGCTCGTGCCGCTCTTTGCCATCCCGCTACGCGGCAATGCCAGTTCCGGCCGGCACTCGGAAGTGCTGTCCACGCAAACCATCGGCGAGGCCTTGAAGGAAGCGCTCGGCCACAGGAGCTATCTGCTTCTCGTCTCCGGCTTTTTCGTCTGCGGCTATCAGGTGGCCTTCATCACGGCACACTTCCCGGCCTATCTCGGCGACATCGGCATCGATGCCCGCTATGCGGTGATCGCGCTCGCCCTGATCGGTTTCTTCAACATCATCGGTTCGCTGTCCGCCGGCGTTATCAGCCAGCGCTATTCGAAGCCCTATTTCCTGGCATGGATCTATCTCGGCCGCTCGGTCGCGGTTACGGCCTTCCTCCTGATTCCGCAGACGCCGACCTCGGTCATCGTCTTCGCGATCGCCATGGGCCTTCTCTGGCTGTCGACCGTGCCGCCGACCAACGCACTGGTGGCGATCATGTTCGGGACCCGCCATCTAGGCCTGCTCGGTGGCATCGTCTTCCTCTCTCACCAGGTCGGTTCCTTCCTCGGTGTCTGGATGGGCGGATATCTCTACGACCGCTTCGGGTCCTACGATCCCGTCTGGTGGCTGGGCGTCGCGCTCGGCATCTTCGCGGCTATCGTCCATTGGCCGATAGAGGAGCGGGGCGTTGCCCGCCCCGCAATGGCCTGA
- the nadA gene encoding quinolinate synthase NadA translates to MSTLDLRTGVTSAPAFVSAAARFGVIEKPDLAYTPAVARETEHLHEKVRDFIPAIEWAAYAPYVHAINRLKKERNAVILAHNYQTPDIFHCVADIVGDSLQLARDATKVDAEIIIQCGVHFMAETSKLLNPDKTVLIPDAKAGCSLSESITGAEVRLLKERYPGVPVVTYVNTSAEVKAETDICCTSSNVLSVIESLDSDTVLCIPDEYLAMNVARQTNKKILTWKGHCEVHERFTAAELLAYKEANPGIEIIGHPECHPDVIAVCDFSGSTSGMINYVKDKRPDRVLLVTECSMASNIQAEVQGVDFVKPCNLCPHMKRITLPKILDSLLNMTEEVLVDPAIADRARLAVERMVNLKQ, encoded by the coding sequence ATGAGCACACTTGACCTTCGCACGGGTGTAACGTCTGCGCCAGCATTCGTGAGCGCTGCGGCGCGCTTCGGCGTCATCGAAAAACCGGATCTCGCCTACACCCCGGCGGTCGCCCGCGAGACCGAGCATCTCCATGAAAAGGTCAGGGATTTCATTCCGGCGATCGAATGGGCCGCCTATGCGCCCTACGTTCACGCTATCAACCGGTTGAAGAAGGAACGCAACGCCGTGATCCTGGCGCACAACTACCAGACGCCGGACATCTTCCATTGCGTTGCCGATATCGTCGGCGATTCGCTGCAGCTCGCGCGCGACGCCACCAAGGTGGATGCCGAGATCATCATCCAATGCGGCGTGCACTTCATGGCCGAGACCTCGAAGCTGCTCAATCCGGACAAGACGGTGCTGATCCCCGACGCCAAGGCCGGCTGCTCGCTCTCCGAATCGATCACCGGCGCCGAGGTGCGGCTCTTGAAGGAGCGCTATCCCGGCGTGCCGGTCGTCACCTATGTCAACACCTCCGCCGAGGTGAAGGCAGAAACCGATATCTGCTGCACGTCGTCCAACGTGCTTTCGGTGATCGAGAGCCTCGACTCCGATACGGTGCTCTGCATCCCGGACGAATATCTGGCGATGAACGTCGCCCGTCAGACCAACAAGAAGATCCTCACCTGGAAGGGGCATTGCGAGGTTCATGAGCGCTTCACCGCGGCCGAACTTCTTGCCTACAAGGAGGCCAATCCCGGCATTGAGATCATCGGCCATCCGGAATGCCACCCGGACGTGATCGCCGTCTGCGATTTTTCCGGCTCGACCTCGGGGATGATCAACTATGTCAAGGACAAGCGGCCCGACCGCGTGCTGCTCGTCACCGAATGCTCCATGGCGTCGAACATCCAGGCGGAGGTGCAAGGCGTAGACTTCGTCAAGCCCTGCAATCTCTGTCCGCACATGAAGCGCATCACGCTGCCGAAGATCCTCGACAGCCTGCTCAACATGACGGAAGAGGTTCTGGTTGATCCGGCGATCGCCGACCGCGCGCGCCTGGCCGTCGAGCGTATGGTGAACCTCAAGCAGTGA
- a CDS encoding L-aspartate oxidase yields the protein MLTDHFRPQSFNGIDDIVIVGGGLAGLFCALKLAPRPVTILAAAPIGHGASSAWAQGGIAAAMSAGDTFEKHVADTVAAGAGIVDEKMTRMMVAEGPARIHDLLEYGVPFDRDLEGKLLLSREAAHSERRIVRVKGDMAGQAIMEALIAAVRRTPSIRVLEGYVVEELVREGRFISGVVARPDAGKSKTRVSFPARAVVLCSGGVGHLYAVTTNPWEACGQGVGMAARAGAIIADPEFVQFHPTAINIGKDPAPLATEALRGDGAVLINAKGHRFMLDIHPDGELAPRDVVSRGVFAEVQAGRGAFLDCTKAVGKHFPEMFPTVYASCMVAGIDPVEQPIPVAPAVHYHMGGVLTDGEGRTSIDGLWAAGEVTSTGVHGANRLASNSLLEAVVFAARIADNIKGTLPAPKLTEWGDNAGENDDPVTVEDSPPFKRLRGLMSECVGVVRTRESLVRAIREIAELERANTRLRFANIITTAKLIAAAALQRSESRGGHFRADCPEERPEWRRRTYLTLAKAERLAAEFAETEPA from the coding sequence ATGCTGACTGACCATTTTCGTCCGCAATCCTTCAACGGGATCGATGACATCGTGATCGTCGGCGGCGGCCTTGCCGGCCTCTTCTGCGCGCTGAAGCTCGCGCCGCGGCCCGTCACCATCCTGGCCGCCGCGCCGATCGGCCACGGTGCCTCCTCCGCCTGGGCCCAAGGGGGGATCGCCGCGGCGATGAGCGCGGGCGACACGTTCGAGAAGCACGTGGCCGACACGGTTGCCGCTGGAGCCGGCATCGTCGACGAGAAGATGACGCGGATGATGGTTGCCGAAGGGCCGGCGCGCATCCACGATCTGCTCGAATATGGCGTGCCCTTCGACCGGGATCTCGAGGGCAAGCTCCTGCTTTCGCGTGAGGCTGCGCATTCCGAGCGGCGCATCGTCCGCGTCAAGGGCGACATGGCCGGCCAGGCGATCATGGAGGCGCTGATCGCGGCGGTGCGCAGGACCCCGTCCATCCGCGTGCTGGAGGGCTATGTGGTCGAGGAACTGGTGCGCGAGGGCCGCTTCATTTCCGGCGTTGTGGCCAGGCCGGACGCCGGTAAATCGAAGACCCGCGTGTCGTTTCCGGCGCGCGCCGTCGTGCTTTGCTCCGGCGGTGTCGGCCACCTCTACGCCGTCACCACCAATCCCTGGGAGGCCTGCGGCCAGGGCGTCGGCATGGCGGCGCGGGCCGGCGCCATCATCGCCGATCCCGAATTTGTGCAGTTCCACCCGACCGCGATCAATATCGGCAAGGATCCGGCGCCGCTCGCCACCGAGGCGCTGCGCGGAGACGGGGCGGTCCTTATCAACGCCAAGGGTCATCGCTTCATGCTCGACATCCATCCGGACGGTGAGCTTGCCCCCCGCGATGTGGTTTCGCGCGGCGTCTTTGCCGAAGTACAGGCGGGGCGCGGCGCCTTCCTCGATTGCACCAAGGCCGTCGGCAAGCATTTCCCCGAGATGTTTCCGACCGTCTATGCCTCCTGCATGGTCGCCGGCATCGACCCGGTAGAACAGCCGATTCCCGTCGCGCCGGCGGTGCACTACCACATGGGCGGCGTGCTCACGGACGGAGAGGGGAGGACCTCGATCGACGGCCTCTGGGCTGCGGGTGAAGTGACCTCGACCGGCGTCCACGGCGCCAATCGGCTTGCCTCCAATTCGCTGCTCGAAGCGGTCGTCTTTGCCGCGCGCATTGCCGACAACATCAAGGGCACCCTGCCGGCGCCGAAGCTCACCGAATGGGGCGACAATGCCGGCGAGAATGATGACCCGGTGACGGTCGAGGACAGCCCGCCATTCAAGCGCCTGCGCGGGCTGATGAGCGAGTGCGTCGGCGTCGTGCGTACGCGCGAGAGCCTTGTGCGTGCCATCCGCGAGATCGCCGAACTGGAGCGCGCCAATACGCGGCTGCGCTTCGCCAATATCATTACCACGGCCAAGCTCATCGCCGCTGCCGCCCTGCAGCGGTCAGAGAGCCGGGGCGGCCATTTCCGCGCCGACTGCCCCGAGGAACGGCCAGAATGGCGCCGCCGCACCTATCTGACGTTGGCGAAGGCGGAGCGGCTGGCGGCCGAGTTCGCCGAAACCGAGCCGGCATGA
- the nadC gene encoding carboxylating nicotinate-nucleotide diphosphorylase, which translates to MTVALLPELPALMVEEQVRSALLEDLGRAGDITTLATIGPDMSATAEMRVREAGVIAGLELARSAFRLIDPSIRFDALVEDGDRVAPGTPIARISGRARGLLSAERVALNFLMHLSGIATYTAKFADEIAHTAAKVCCTRKTIPGLRALEKYAVRLGGGSNHRYGLDDAVLIKDNHIAVSGGVAGAIRAARAYCGHLVKVEIEVDGLAQMREALGAAPDVILLDNMSPELLSEAVAVNAAHWRLGADDYVGDPRRTRLEASGNVTIETIRAIAETGVDYISTSKITMAAPTLDIGLDISI; encoded by the coding sequence ATGACCGTTGCCCTTCTTCCGGAACTCCCCGCTCTCATGGTCGAGGAGCAGGTGAGAAGCGCCCTTTTGGAAGACCTCGGCCGCGCCGGTGACATCACCACGCTCGCGACTATCGGACCGGATATGTCGGCCACGGCCGAAATGCGCGTGCGCGAAGCGGGCGTCATTGCCGGACTGGAACTGGCGCGCTCCGCCTTCCGCCTCATCGATCCGTCGATCCGCTTTGACGCTCTGGTTGAGGACGGCGACCGCGTCGCACCGGGAACGCCAATTGCCCGGATATCCGGCCGCGCCCGCGGCCTGCTGTCGGCGGAGCGTGTGGCGCTCAATTTCCTCATGCATCTGTCGGGCATCGCCACCTACACGGCGAAGTTCGCCGACGAGATCGCCCATACGGCGGCGAAGGTCTGCTGCACGCGCAAGACAATCCCGGGCCTGAGGGCGCTCGAGAAATATGCCGTGCGGCTCGGCGGCGGCTCGAACCATCGCTATGGGCTCGATGATGCAGTGCTGATCAAGGACAATCACATCGCCGTTTCCGGAGGTGTCGCCGGCGCCATTCGCGCCGCGCGCGCCTATTGTGGTCATCTCGTCAAGGTCGAGATCGAAGTCGATGGGCTCGCACAGATGCGCGAGGCGCTGGGAGCCGCGCCGGACGTGATCCTGCTCGACAATATGAGTCCGGAGCTGCTCAGCGAAGCGGTGGCGGTCAATGCCGCCCATTGGAGGCTCGGCGCTGACGATTACGTCGGCGATCCGCGCCGCACCCGGCTCGAGGCCTCCGGCAACGTGACGATCGAGACGATCCGCGCCATCGCCGAAACGGGCGTCGACTATATCTCAACCTCGAAGATCACGATGGCGGCGCCGACGCTTGATATCGGCCTCGATATTTCGATCTAG
- a CDS encoding superoxide dismutase family protein: MVRSIAVFLFAAGLAGAAAAQQTSLTATADFIGKDGRETGRAILTAGAEGVLVEVEVSGLPAETWVAFHVHETGSCDPAEGFESAGNHFAGEDENAEHGFLAVNGPHAGDLPNQYVGADGVLRAHVFNSFVSLDEAGTAIRGRALVVHQNSDDNRSQPDGGGGARLACAVIR; encoded by the coding sequence ATGGTCAGGTCGATAGCCGTGTTTCTCTTCGCCGCTGGGCTGGCAGGTGCAGCCGCCGCGCAGCAAACGTCGCTGACCGCAACCGCCGACTTTATCGGCAAGGATGGCAGGGAGACGGGGCGGGCTATCCTCACGGCCGGGGCAGAAGGCGTGCTCGTGGAGGTGGAGGTCAGCGGACTGCCCGCGGAGACGTGGGTTGCCTTCCATGTGCACGAAACGGGCAGTTGCGACCCAGCAGAGGGCTTTGAGTCTGCGGGAAATCACTTTGCCGGTGAAGACGAGAACGCCGAACACGGGTTCCTCGCGGTAAACGGCCCGCATGCCGGCGATCTGCCGAACCAATATGTTGGCGCTGACGGTGTCCTGCGTGCCCATGTGTTCAACAGCTTCGTATCGCTCGATGAAGCGGGGACGGCGATCCGCGGCCGCGCTTTGGTGGTCCATCAAAATTCCGACGACAATCGCAGTCAGCCGGACGGCGGTGGCGGCGCACGCCTTGCCTGCGCGGTCATCAGGTGA
- a CDS encoding NUDIX hydrolase — MRPSSCRSARRRTRMESEAQPATVEIGLNAVIVAVVNRSPRILAVAEADGDARDGLPFGPFDPARHRTFEASLRARVEKRTALKLGYIEQLYTFGDRGRQRLPGEEGKHMVSVGYLALTRTDAENNERLAAAGAHWRDWYGYLPWEDWRQGRPAILDQVILPALAQWKLGPAGEEKSASSAQRRARVRLAFGLDDFPWDEERVLERYELLYEAGLVREAVIDGHCRGPGGPAVGIAMRHDHRRIVATAVARLRGKIKYRPVVFELMPPEFTLTHLQATVEAISGQHLHKQNFRRLVEGAELVEATGGTLASTGGRPAALFRFRRQILDERPAPGLKVGGR; from the coding sequence ATGCGCCCTTCCTCCTGCCGCTCCGCCCGGAGACGAACACGAATGGAGAGTGAGGCACAGCCGGCTACGGTCGAAATCGGCCTCAACGCAGTCATTGTCGCCGTCGTCAATCGCAGTCCACGCATTCTCGCCGTCGCCGAAGCCGATGGCGACGCGCGCGACGGCCTGCCCTTCGGCCCCTTCGATCCGGCACGCCACCGCACGTTCGAGGCGAGCCTTCGCGCCCGCGTTGAAAAGCGGACCGCGCTGAAGCTCGGCTATATAGAGCAACTCTATACCTTCGGCGATCGCGGTAGACAGCGTCTCCCGGGAGAAGAAGGCAAGCACATGGTCTCCGTCGGCTATCTTGCGCTGACGCGCACCGACGCCGAGAACAACGAGCGACTGGCGGCGGCGGGTGCCCATTGGCGGGACTGGTACGGCTATCTGCCGTGGGAAGACTGGCGGCAGGGGCGCCCGGCAATTCTCGACCAGGTGATCCTGCCCGCGCTCGCCCAATGGAAGCTAGGGCCAGCCGGCGAGGAGAAGTCCGCATCCAGCGCTCAGCGTCGGGCGCGCGTGCGCCTCGCTTTCGGTCTCGATGACTTTCCCTGGGACGAGGAGCGTGTGCTGGAGCGCTACGAGCTGCTCTACGAGGCGGGACTGGTACGCGAGGCCGTGATCGACGGCCATTGCCGCGGCCCCGGCGGCCCGGCGGTCGGGATCGCCATGCGGCACGACCACCGCCGCATCGTCGCCACCGCCGTCGCCCGGCTGCGCGGCAAGATCAAGTACAGGCCCGTAGTCTTCGAACTCATGCCGCCGGAATTCACGCTGACCCACCTGCAGGCGACCGTAGAAGCTATCTCCGGTCAACACCTGCACAAGCAGAACTTTCGTCGGCTGGTCGAGGGCGCCGAGCTCGTCGAAGCCACGGGGGGAACACTCGCGTCGACAGGCGGACGGCCGGCCGCGCTTTTCCGATTCCGGCGGCAGATCCTGGACGAACGCCCCGCACCGGGCCTCAAGGTCGGAGGGCGATAA
- a CDS encoding tyrosine phosphatase family protein has translation MTGVVVSPLARIAEMAVRHGCREMVSLLAKGQDFHRPAVIDGTKHLTIGVNDISFAGPGNLVAPQETHVEQIVEFARQWDRARPLLVHCWMGVSRSPAAALIAALAVEPDQDDEALAMRLRVASPFATPNTRLVEIGDHALSRRGRLIAAVRAIGRGADADGNAPFLLPLRPETNTNGE, from the coding sequence ATGACAGGCGTCGTCGTCTCGCCGCTCGCGCGCATAGCGGAAATGGCCGTCCGTCACGGCTGCCGCGAAATGGTGAGCCTGCTTGCGAAGGGTCAGGATTTCCATCGCCCTGCCGTAATCGACGGCACGAAGCATCTGACGATCGGCGTCAACGACATCAGCTTCGCCGGGCCGGGTAACCTCGTGGCGCCGCAGGAGACCCATGTCGAGCAGATCGTCGAGTTTGCACGGCAATGGGATCGTGCGCGGCCGCTCCTCGTCCATTGCTGGATGGGCGTTTCGCGCTCGCCCGCTGCAGCGCTGATTGCGGCACTTGCCGTCGAGCCCGACCAGGACGACGAGGCGCTGGCAATGCGGCTGCGCGTGGCCTCGCCCTTCGCGACGCCGAACACCCGGCTGGTGGAGATCGGTGATCATGCGCTGTCGCGCAGGGGACGGCTGATCGCTGCAGTACGGGCCATCGGCCGCGGCGCGGATGCCGACGGAAATGCGCCCTTCCTCCTGCCGCTCCGCCCGGAGACGAACACGAATGGAGAGTGA
- a CDS encoding YfbR-like 5'-deoxynucleotidase, whose protein sequence is MTNGRAWQRMLSGRRLDLLDPSPLDVELADIAHGLARVARWNGQTTGDHAFSVAQHSLLVEEIFRRTNRCNADECLMALLHDAPEYVIGDMISPFKAVVGGGYKMVENRLESAVHLRFGLPAHTPRELKDRIKKADRVAAYFEATELAGFSPEEARKFFGQPRGVTRDTLLIDPLPATEAQRLFSARFEALEAERAKMGQEGVI, encoded by the coding sequence ATGACAAATGGGCGTGCCTGGCAGCGGATGCTTTCCGGTCGGCGGCTCGATCTTCTCGACCCCTCGCCGCTCGATGTCGAGCTGGCCGACATCGCCCACGGCCTCGCCCGGGTTGCACGCTGGAACGGCCAGACGACCGGCGATCATGCTTTTTCCGTCGCCCAGCACAGCCTTCTCGTCGAAGAGATTTTCCGGCGCACCAATCGCTGCAATGCCGACGAGTGCCTGATGGCGCTGCTCCACGATGCGCCGGAATATGTGATCGGCGACATGATCTCACCTTTCAAGGCCGTGGTCGGTGGCGGCTACAAAATGGTGGAAAACCGCCTGGAGAGCGCCGTTCACCTGCGTTTCGGGCTGCCGGCGCATACGCCCAGGGAACTGAAGGACCGGATCAAGAAGGCCGATCGCGTCGCCGCCTATTTCGAAGCGACGGAACTTGCCGGATTCTCGCCCGAAGAGGCCCGGAAGTTCTTCGGTCAGCCCCGCGGCGTCACTCGCGATACCCTGCTGATCGACCCGCTGCCGGCGACAGAGGCGCAACGCCTCTTCTCCGCCCGCTTCGAGGCACTCGAGGCTGAGCGCGCCAAGATGGGTCAGGAAGGCGTGATATGA
- the ygfZ gene encoding CAF17-like 4Fe-4S cluster assembly/insertion protein YgfZ → MPKLCLDDRAMISVSGKDAEALLQGLITTDVAALVAGEAKPGALLTPQGKIFFEFLISRDGERFRLETTSDQAEALLKRLTMYKLRSAVELSLALPAPVTVAFGEEQPSGSYRDHRFEKAGKPVFRLYAETAEADATVADLDGLRIAAGIAVAGRDYALQDAFPHDVLMDLNGGLSFRKGCYVGQEVVSRMQHRGSARRRVVIVAGEMALPPTGTSISADGRPIGALGTVRDKAGLAIVRIDKAGDAMTKGETLLAGDVPVMLTLPGWTGLAFPTDAGEASA, encoded by the coding sequence ATGCCCAAGCTTTGCCTTGACGACCGTGCAATGATCAGCGTTTCCGGCAAGGACGCCGAAGCGCTTCTGCAAGGCCTGATCACCACCGACGTCGCCGCGCTGGTCGCGGGCGAAGCCAAGCCTGGCGCCCTCCTGACGCCGCAGGGGAAGATCTTTTTCGAGTTCCTGATCTCCCGCGACGGTGAGAGATTCCGGCTGGAAACGACGAGCGACCAGGCCGAAGCGCTGCTAAAGCGCCTGACCATGTACAAGCTCAGATCGGCAGTGGAGCTTTCGCTCGCCTTGCCCGCGCCGGTAACGGTCGCCTTCGGCGAAGAGCAACCGAGCGGCAGCTATCGCGACCATCGCTTCGAGAAGGCCGGTAAGCCGGTCTTCCGGCTCTATGCCGAGACGGCGGAGGCCGACGCAACCGTCGCCGATCTCGACGGTTTGAGAATCGCGGCCGGCATCGCCGTCGCCGGTCGGGACTATGCCCTGCAGGACGCCTTCCCGCACGATGTGCTGATGGATCTGAATGGCGGCCTGTCCTTCCGCAAGGGCTGCTATGTCGGCCAGGAGGTCGTTTCGCGCATGCAGCACCGCGGATCGGCCCGGCGTCGCGTGGTGATCGTCGCCGGCGAAATGGCGCTGCCGCCGACAGGCACGAGCATTTCCGCCGACGGACGACCGATCGGCGCGCTCGGCACGGTGCGCGACAAGGCGGGGCTCGCGATCGTGCGCATCGACAAGGCGGGGGACGCGATGACCAAGGGGGAAACGCTCCTTGCCGGCGACGTGCCCGTCATGCTGACGCTGCCCGGCTGGACCGGACTTGCCTTTCCGACCGATGCCGGTGAGGCGAGCGCATGA
- a CDS encoding TIGR02301 family protein, which produces MNVQSLSIRLFLTGATLALAAASAAQDAPPPEKAPPAIEAKPPPYEQRLIRLAEILGSVHYLRDLCLAKPEDTWRQSMQALIDRETVGEPKRREHMTAAFNRGYRTFASVYTVCTESATLAEARYRAEGATLASEIVARFGN; this is translated from the coding sequence ATGAACGTTCAATCGCTTTCAATCCGGCTGTTCCTTACCGGTGCGACGCTTGCCTTGGCGGCAGCCTCTGCCGCACAGGACGCGCCGCCCCCCGAGAAAGCCCCGCCCGCTATCGAGGCGAAACCGCCGCCCTATGAGCAGCGCCTGATCCGGCTCGCTGAAATACTGGGTTCGGTCCACTACCTGCGCGACCTCTGCCTGGCCAAGCCCGAAGACACCTGGCGGCAATCGATGCAGGCATTGATCGACCGGGAGACCGTCGGCGAGCCGAAACGACGCGAGCACATGACCGCCGCCTTCAACCGCGGCTACCGGACATTTGCCTCCGTCTATACCGTCTGCACGGAATCGGCGACGCTCGCCGAGGCGCGGTACCGTGCCGAAGGCGCAACACTTGCTTCCGAAATCGTCGCGCGCTTCGGTAATTAA
- a CDS encoding NUDIX hydrolase, whose amino-acid sequence MMQRQPELASSAILERDGRYLLVRRANPPAARMYAFPGGRAEPGETPAETALRELAEETGIRGCNPVLFEVYDIPPRRPENRHFQLFVFKVEADSASVAVASDDAMGVGWFTPEEIFALPVPESVRDCVEKLICIRPPVGPG is encoded by the coding sequence ATAATGCAGCGCCAACCCGAACTCGCTTCCTCCGCAATTCTCGAACGGGACGGGCGCTATCTCCTCGTCCGGCGGGCCAATCCGCCCGCGGCCCGGATGTATGCCTTTCCGGGTGGCCGCGCCGAGCCTGGCGAAACGCCGGCGGAAACCGCCCTTCGCGAACTGGCGGAGGAGACCGGCATAAGGGGTTGCAATCCCGTGCTGTTCGAGGTTTACGACATTCCTCCGAGACGGCCCGAGAACCGGCACTTCCAGCTTTTCGTCTTCAAGGTTGAGGCGGACTCCGCCTCCGTAGCGGTCGCCAGCGACGACGCCATGGGCGTCGGCTGGTTCACTCCGGAAGAAATCTTCGCCTTGCCCGTTCCGGAAAGCGTTCGCGACTGCGTGGAGAAGCTGATCTGCATCCGGCCGCCAGTCGGCCCGGGATAG
- a CDS encoding SOS response-associated peptidase has product MCGRFALTATPEELLELFGLLKVEDFPARFNIAPTQPILVVVASERPAPGSNLPERKALLARWGFTPGWVKDPRSFPLLTNARAETAADKAAFRAAMRHRRVLVPASGFYEWHRPPKGIRGVSQAYWVRPKRGGIVAFAGLMETWSSADGSEVDTAAILTTRANEAVGHVHDRMPVVIQPEAFTRWLDCRTQEPRDVADLMGPAPEELFEAIPVSGRVNKVANSGPEIQEEVTPATGAASETEDLSGDGSGQLSLF; this is encoded by the coding sequence ATGTGCGGACGTTTTGCGTTGACGGCCACGCCGGAAGAATTGCTGGAACTGTTTGGACTGCTGAAGGTCGAGGACTTTCCGGCACGCTTCAATATCGCTCCGACGCAGCCAATCCTTGTCGTTGTCGCCTCGGAGCGGCCGGCGCCCGGCAGCAATCTGCCGGAGCGCAAGGCACTCCTCGCACGCTGGGGGTTCACGCCGGGCTGGGTGAAGGACCCACGCTCCTTTCCATTGCTGACCAATGCCCGCGCGGAAACGGCGGCGGACAAGGCCGCCTTCCGCGCTGCGATGCGGCACCGCCGCGTCCTGGTGCCCGCATCCGGCTTCTACGAGTGGCACCGTCCGCCGAAGGGTATCCGCGGCGTCTCGCAGGCCTATTGGGTGCGGCCGAAAAGAGGCGGCATCGTCGCATTTGCCGGCCTTATGGAAACCTGGTCATCCGCCGACGGATCGGAGGTGGATACCGCAGCCATCCTGACGACCAGAGCCAACGAGGCGGTTGGCCACGTCCACGACCGCATGCCGGTTGTCATTCAGCCCGAGGCTTTCACCCGTTGGCTGGATTGCCGGACGCAGGAACCACGCGATGTTGCCGATCTCATGGGCCCTGCGCCAGAGGAGCTCTTCGAGGCGATTCCCGTCTCTGGCCGGGTCAACAAGGTCGCGAATTCGGGCCCCGAGATTCAGGAAGAAGTCACGCCGGCCACAGGGGCTGCATCTGAGACGGAGGATCTGAGCGGAGACGGGAGCGGCCAGCTGTCGCTGTTCTAG